The genomic segment CCGGAGAAGGGCGACCCGGGCATCGCCCTGACCGTGGACGACGTGCTGAAACGCAAACCCGGCGCGGTCCTCGTGGACGCCCGACCCGCGAACGAGTACCTGGGCGACGACGACATCTGGCTGCGGAAGGGGCACATCCCCGGCGCGATCAGCTTCCACTGGGCGCGGCTCATGGAGAAGGACAACACCCACGCCTTCCTGCCGTTCGAGAAGGTGAAGGCCGACCTGGCGGCGGCGGGGCTGACCGCGGACAAGGAGATCCTCGTGTACTGCGGCACGTCCCGGGAGGGGAGCCTGTTGCGGTTCTACCTGAAGCACGTCGCGAAGTACCCAAACGTGCGGCTCTACGAGGGCTCGTGGAAAGAGTACGTGGCGCTCAAGCACCTCCCGGCCGAGACGAAGGCCAACAAGCCCAAGTAAGAGCGCCGCATGACCGTCCCGGTTCTCGTTCTCGCCGTCTGTTTCGTCGCGTTCACGAACGGGGCCAACGCCAACTTCAAGGGCGTGGCCTCTCTGTACGGCAGCGGCACCACGACCCTCCGCCGGGCCGCTCTGTGGGGCACCGCGACCACGTTCGCGGGGTCCGTCGCGGCTCTGTTTATCACGCGGGGGATGTTAGCGGCCTTCAGCGGTCGGGGCATCGTCCCGGACGCCCTTGTCGCAGCGCCGGAATTTGTGTGTTCGGCGGCCCTCGGCGCGGCGTTCACGAGCTTCCTGGCGACCCGGTTCGGGTTCCCCGTCTCCACGACACATGCCCTGGTCGGCGCGCTGGCCGGAGCGGGTCTGGCGGGAAGCGGCGAGGTCTGGTTCGCCGCTCTGGGGAAAAGCTTCCTGTACCCGCTCCTGTTCAGTCCCGTCGTCTCGGCGGCGGCGGGGGCCGTCGTTTACGCGCTCCTCAAGCGGTGCCGCCTGGCGCCGGACCGCCGCACGCCGCTCCTCGACCGCCTGCACTTCCTGAGTACCGGGGCCGCGAGCTTCGCGCGCGGGGTCAACGACACGCCGAAGATGGCGGCCCTGCTGGTGGTGATACCGTCGTTCGAGCTGCGCGGGGGCTTCCTGCTCGTGGCCGTGGCGATCGCGCTGGGCGGCCTACTCGACGCCACCCGGGTCGCGGAAACGCTGGGCAAGAAGATCACCGGGATGAACCCCGGTCAGGGCTTCGCCGCCAGCCTCGTGACAGCCGGGTTGGTGACGACGGCGAGCCTGCACAGTCTGCCCGTCAGTACGACGCACGTCAGCGTGGGCTCCCTCGCGGGAATGGGCCTCACTGCAGGCAGGGTGCACGGACGCAAGGTCGCGGAGGTCCTGCTCGCCTGGGTCACGACGGTGCCCTGCGGGGCCGGACTGGCCGCGGTCGCCTACGAACTCGTGACGCGGTTCTGATGTCGATCGCGGTTCGACTCGACGACCGATCCGCACCTCCGGCGCCTAGAATGGGAGTGCCCAAGTCTCTGGAGCCCTCGCGTGACACTTCCGACCACGAATGCCGACAAGTCCCGTGTTTCGTCCACCGGATACGACCTCACCCCGCTCGCGGTCGAGGAACGTGACCGCTTGGCCGCGTCGCTCACACCGGACGAACGACGCGTGTTACTGCACCAAGGGACGGAACCAGCGTTCTGCGGCGGGCTGCTCGGTAATAAGGAAGTCGGGGTTTACGCCTGCCGGCTGTGTGGGCTCCCGCTGTTCCGATCGGCGGCGAAGTTCGAATCCGGGACCGGGTGGCCGAGCTTCTACCAGTCGTTCGACCCGGATCACGTGGCGGTCCGCTCGGACACCAGCCACGGCATGATCCGCGACGAGATCGTCTGCGCGCGGTGCGGCGGGCACCTCGGCCACGTCTTCCCGGACGGACCGGCCCCGACCCGGCTGCGATATTGCCTCAACTCGGTGTCGCTGGCGTTCGTACCGGTCGGGCAACTGGGATAGTGAAGACGGCACAATTATGTGGCTTCCGCACCACACATTAACGCCGAAGCCGAGAGGTGCTCGAGACGCTCCTCGCGGCTTCAGATGTTACCCGATCTTGACTCACGGCTGCTGGGGGGCGGGACTGTTTGCTGGAGGGGGTGGGAGCGGGTCCGCACTCGGCACCTGAGCCGGAAAGGCTCTCAGGTTTGCTTCAGGTGCGGGGTAGGGACTGGCGGGTGAGGGAATGGCTGGCGCTTCTGGCTTCCCGCTGAAGCTATCCATCCGCACCTTCAATTTGTTGACTTTCTCCTGAAGTACCTTCAGCATTGCCTTGTTTTTCTTCTCTCGCTCGGCGATTTCGTCGCGCGTCTTCTCCATCGCCTCGATCAACTGCTCAATGGTCAGGTCTTCCGGCTTAACCTCTTTGGCCACAGACGCTGCGGGAACA from the Frigoriglobus tundricola genome contains:
- the msrB gene encoding peptide-methionine (R)-S-oxide reductase MsrB, coding for MTLPTTNADKSRVSSTGYDLTPLAVEERDRLAASLTPDERRVLLHQGTEPAFCGGLLGNKEVGVYACRLCGLPLFRSAAKFESGTGWPSFYQSFDPDHVAVRSDTSHGMIRDEIVCARCGGHLGHVFPDGPAPTRLRYCLNSVSLAFVPVGQLG
- a CDS encoding inorganic phosphate transporter, with product MTVPVLVLAVCFVAFTNGANANFKGVASLYGSGTTTLRRAALWGTATTFAGSVAALFITRGMLAAFSGRGIVPDALVAAPEFVCSAALGAAFTSFLATRFGFPVSTTHALVGALAGAGLAGSGEVWFAALGKSFLYPLLFSPVVSAAAGAVVYALLKRCRLAPDRRTPLLDRLHFLSTGAASFARGVNDTPKMAALLVVIPSFELRGGFLLVAVAIALGGLLDATRVAETLGKKITGMNPGQGFAASLVTAGLVTTASLHSLPVSTTHVSVGSLAGMGLTAGRVHGRKVAEVLLAWVTTVPCGAGLAAVAYELVTRF